In Caballeronia insecticola, one DNA window encodes the following:
- a CDS encoding response regulator, with protein sequence MSEVARLGHMRIVLIEDDPESRASLQMLLEEEGADVIAVPDAEDGAQAAIEHLPDAVICDLDLPEMDGFYLIQRLRDHEIRGNLPPSVAIALTGHGGEEYRLRSIGEGFQHFMTKPVHPDELVTLIQDAVGARVVT encoded by the coding sequence ATGAGCGAAGTAGCAAGACTGGGGCATATGCGGATCGTGCTGATCGAAGACGATCCCGAGAGCAGGGCATCGTTGCAAATGTTGCTGGAAGAAGAAGGTGCCGACGTAATCGCCGTACCCGACGCCGAAGACGGCGCGCAAGCGGCGATCGAGCATCTTCCCGATGCCGTCATCTGCGATCTCGACCTACCCGAAATGGACGGTTTCTATCTCATCCAACGTTTGCGCGACCACGAAATACGCGGCAACCTGCCGCCTTCCGTGGCGATCGCGTTGACGGGACACGGCGGCGAAGAGTACCGCCTGCGAAGTATCGGCGAGGGCTTTCAGCACTTCATGACCAAGCCGGTTCACCCCGACGAACTCGTCACGCTGATTCAGGATGCCGTGGGCGCGCGCGTGGTGACTTGA
- a CDS encoding glutathione S-transferase family protein: MLTVHHLNNSRSQRVLWMLEELGVEYELKRYQRDPQTMLAPPELRAVHPLGKSPVVTDGDLTLAESGAIIEYLVDRYGEGRFSPPPGTSPERVRYNYWMHYAEGSAMPPLLLKLVARRLESAKMPFFAKPIARRIAQTMQSSFIDPQLKLHFGYIEAELAKSPWFVGDTFSAADVQMSFPLETGSQRAGAKSLPHVREFLERIHARPAYRRALERGGRYDFAS, translated from the coding sequence ATGCTGACAGTCCACCACCTCAACAACTCCCGCTCGCAGCGCGTGCTCTGGATGCTCGAAGAACTCGGCGTCGAATATGAGCTGAAGCGCTATCAGCGCGATCCGCAGACGATGCTCGCGCCGCCCGAACTGCGCGCGGTGCATCCGCTCGGCAAGTCGCCGGTCGTCACCGACGGCGATCTGACGCTCGCCGAATCCGGCGCGATCATCGAATATCTCGTCGATCGTTACGGCGAAGGGCGCTTCTCGCCGCCGCCGGGAACCTCGCCCGAACGCGTGCGCTACAACTACTGGATGCACTACGCCGAAGGTTCGGCAATGCCGCCGCTGCTGCTCAAGCTCGTCGCGCGGCGTCTTGAGAGCGCGAAGATGCCGTTCTTCGCGAAGCCGATTGCGCGGCGCATCGCGCAGACGATGCAGAGCAGTTTCATCGATCCGCAACTGAAGCTGCACTTCGGGTATATCGAGGCCGAACTCGCGAAGTCGCCGTGGTTCGTGGGCGACACGTTCAGCGCCGCCGACGTGCAAATGAGCTTCCCGCTCGAAACCGGCAGCCAGCGCGCGGGCGCGAAGTCGCTGCCGCACGTCCGTGAGTTTCTCGAACGGATCCACGCGAGGCCGGCTTACCGGCGCGCGCTGGAACGCGGCGGCCGCTACGACTTCGCGAGTTAG
- a CDS encoding ATP-binding domain-containing protein, whose product MARIVPDDWKNLAATGAAARELETLAMLEKLPDDYTVYHGVHWTRVNEGFSVFGEADFVVVAPSGRVLMIEQKAGFLRETGAGLVKVYLQKERNVAIQLARTLENLHRRFTAAFGAGTYRIEELLYCPDYAVKDAAIAGVAPARIVDASRKSQLARVVLDILPPDEPRFESAARIHHFLADELSLTPDTNALVGAANTLVTRLSGGLATWARRLEFEPFRLRVIATAGAGKTQLAVRVMRDALAQGKSVLYVCFNRPLADHIRAIAPPEAKIANYHQLSAAVARDAGSPPDFSQPDVFATLEERFAAVPVPEHWKTDVLIVDEGQDFQAAWVGALERLLNPDGAWWWLEDPMQNLYLREPVPLPGWTILRETTNYRSPRDLLGFIRRIVGPGVPIDAGSPFDGSDVSISTYEDGHPEEIVEATKRAITQALSLGFRKQDIAVLSFRGREGSALTAVEQLGPHRLRAFTGSYDLFGNPEYREGDVLLESIYRFKGQSAPCVILTEVDFDTLDEQAARKIFVGATRATMKLIVVASGRAAQAIEALQ is encoded by the coding sequence ATGGCTCGAATCGTTCCCGACGACTGGAAAAACCTCGCCGCAACCGGCGCCGCGGCGCGCGAACTCGAAACGCTCGCGATGCTCGAAAAGCTGCCCGACGACTACACGGTCTATCACGGCGTTCACTGGACGCGCGTCAACGAAGGCTTCTCCGTGTTCGGCGAGGCAGACTTCGTGGTTGTTGCGCCGTCCGGGCGCGTGCTGATGATCGAGCAGAAAGCCGGCTTCCTGCGCGAAACCGGCGCGGGACTCGTGAAGGTGTATCTGCAGAAGGAGCGCAACGTGGCCATTCAACTGGCACGCACGCTCGAAAACCTGCATCGGCGGTTCACGGCGGCGTTTGGCGCGGGCACGTACCGAATCGAGGAACTGCTGTATTGCCCGGACTATGCGGTGAAAGATGCCGCGATCGCGGGTGTCGCGCCCGCGCGCATCGTCGATGCAAGCCGCAAGTCGCAGCTTGCGCGCGTCGTGCTCGACATCCTGCCGCCGGACGAGCCGCGCTTCGAATCGGCGGCGCGCATCCATCACTTTCTCGCCGATGAACTCTCGCTCACGCCCGACACCAACGCGCTAGTCGGCGCGGCCAACACGCTCGTCACGCGGCTGTCGGGCGGGCTCGCGACGTGGGCACGCCGTCTCGAATTCGAGCCGTTTCGCCTGCGCGTGATCGCGACCGCCGGCGCGGGCAAGACGCAACTCGCCGTGCGGGTCATGCGCGACGCGCTGGCGCAGGGCAAGAGCGTGCTCTACGTGTGCTTCAACCGGCCGCTCGCCGACCATATCCGCGCGATCGCGCCGCCGGAGGCGAAGATCGCGAACTACCATCAACTGAGCGCGGCCGTGGCGCGCGATGCGGGCAGCCCGCCCGACTTCAGCCAGCCCGACGTGTTCGCGACGCTCGAAGAGCGCTTCGCGGCGGTGCCCGTGCCGGAGCACTGGAAGACCGATGTATTGATCGTCGATGAAGGCCAGGATTTTCAGGCCGCATGGGTCGGGGCCCTCGAACGCCTCCTCAACCCTGACGGCGCGTGGTGGTGGCTCGAAGATCCCATGCAGAACCTCTATCTGCGCGAGCCGGTGCCGCTGCCCGGCTGGACCATCCTGCGCGAAACCACGAATTACCGCAGTCCGCGCGACCTGCTCGGCTTTATCCGCAGGATCGTCGGTCCGGGTGTGCCGATCGATGCAGGCAGCCCGTTCGACGGTTCCGATGTGAGCATCTCGACCTACGAGGACGGTCATCCCGAGGAAATCGTCGAGGCGACGAAGCGCGCCATCACGCAGGCGCTGTCGCTCGGCTTTCGCAAGCAGGACATCGCCGTGCTGTCGTTTCGCGGCCGCGAGGGATCGGCGCTCACGGCCGTCGAGCAACTCGGGCCGCATCGGCTGCGCGCCTTCACCGGTTCGTACGATCTCTTCGGCAACCCGGAGTATCGCGAGGGCGACGTGCTGCTCGAATCGATCTACCGCTTCAAGGGGCAATCCGCGCCGTGCGTGATTCTCACGGAAGTCGATTTCGACACGCTCGACGAGCAGGCCGCGCGCAAGATCTTCGTCGGCGCGACGCGGGCGACCATGAAGCTGATCGTCGTCGCGTCCGGGCGGGCGGCGCAGGCCATCGAAGCGCTTCAGTGA
- a CDS encoding ATP-binding response regulator yields the protein MAVSSTEPSQRTHAARPWFRRLWYAALIALAVAPPIGAVGYMLYSGLLARETHRLVVPYDVYWDAAQFQIAYVRFENHVLLYRNGVDEDADAVRASYRLLRARLSQVSELPDLAGGREALFNRQREILRQLQTALDSIQVDVEAFQTERQRTLRVVGVLRQNAPVVAELASGRRLMDIDEREAIVRDFETKRRYLILGGILLGLLSAAATLLLLFNGYRRTRLIEQQRAALTAEHQATRAAREAGFAKDTFLGMISHELRTPLHAIVSSVELLGLNLRGEADRKIIHRLEAGARHLEAQMRDLTDYARLGAGKLELRMTVFDPVELLDSIVDANTPAASAKALELRGDYAGERGPIESDPHRVRQIVTNLVTNAIKYTESGSIDVHFARAEKRLDISVVDTGPGISREQLPLIFQEFTQLDSSSTRRFDGAGMGLAVVRGLVDLLGGSIEVSSEVGQGAAFRVSVPVVAAEHLPERGEQDADAPALARSRVLVIDDHETIRESLMEMLTHLGYSVVAMPDVDSGLAWLRANDADVILADLHMPGKDGYSFANEYRARSAPGASVPIIAVSAYAPELVDPSAAVLFFDYLLKPVRYEVLKGAVHRAVTVRRRVT from the coding sequence ATGGCCGTCTCGAGCACTGAACCGTCTCAGCGCACCCACGCCGCGCGTCCCTGGTTCCGCCGCCTCTGGTATGCGGCGCTGATCGCGCTCGCCGTCGCGCCGCCGATCGGCGCGGTCGGCTACATGCTGTATTCGGGCTTGCTCGCGCGCGAGACGCACCGGCTCGTCGTGCCTTACGACGTCTACTGGGACGCCGCACAGTTTCAGATCGCCTATGTGCGCTTCGAGAACCATGTGCTGCTGTACCGCAACGGCGTGGACGAAGACGCCGACGCCGTGCGCGCGAGCTATCGGCTGTTGCGCGCGCGGCTGTCGCAGGTGTCGGAGTTGCCGGATCTCGCGGGCGGGCGCGAGGCGCTCTTCAACCGTCAGCGGGAAATCCTGCGGCAGTTGCAGACCGCGCTCGATTCGATCCAGGTCGATGTCGAAGCGTTTCAGACCGAGCGCCAGCGCACCTTGCGCGTGGTGGGCGTGCTGCGCCAGAACGCGCCGGTCGTCGCGGAACTGGCGAGCGGCCGGCGGCTGATGGACATCGACGAACGCGAAGCGATCGTGCGCGATTTCGAGACCAAGCGCCGCTATCTGATTCTGGGCGGCATTCTGCTCGGGCTGCTGTCGGCGGCGGCAACCCTGCTGCTGCTCTTCAACGGCTACCGGCGCACGCGCCTGATCGAGCAGCAGCGCGCGGCGCTCACGGCCGAGCATCAGGCAACGCGCGCAGCGCGCGAGGCTGGCTTTGCGAAGGACACCTTCCTCGGCATGATCAGCCACGAACTGCGTACTCCGTTGCACGCGATCGTCTCGTCGGTCGAACTGCTCGGCCTGAATCTGCGCGGCGAGGCGGACCGCAAGATCATTCATCGGCTGGAGGCGGGCGCGCGTCATCTCGAAGCCCAAATGCGCGATCTGACCGACTACGCGCGGCTCGGCGCGGGCAAGCTCGAGTTGCGCATGACCGTCTTCGATCCGGTCGAACTGCTCGATTCGATCGTCGACGCGAACACGCCCGCCGCAAGCGCGAAGGCGCTGGAATTGCGCGGCGACTATGCGGGCGAGCGCGGCCCGATCGAATCCGATCCACATCGCGTGCGGCAGATCGTCACGAATCTCGTGACCAACGCGATCAAATACACCGAGTCCGGTTCGATCGACGTGCATTTTGCGCGCGCGGAAAAGCGCCTCGACATCTCCGTGGTCGACACCGGTCCGGGCATTTCCCGCGAACAGTTGCCGTTGATCTTTCAGGAATTTACGCAGCTCGATTCGTCGAGCACGCGGCGCTTCGACGGCGCGGGCATGGGGCTCGCGGTCGTGCGCGGTCTCGTCGATCTGCTGGGCGGGTCGATCGAAGTGTCGAGCGAAGTGGGGCAGGGCGCGGCGTTTCGCGTGAGCGTGCCCGTGGTCGCGGCGGAGCATCTTCCGGAACGCGGCGAGCAGGACGCCGATGCGCCCGCGCTCGCCAGATCGCGCGTGCTGGTGATCGACGACCACGAGACAATCCGCGAATCGTTGATGGAGATGCTCACGCATCTGGGCTATTCCGTCGTCGCGATGCCGGACGTGGACAGCGGGCTCGCCTGGCTGCGCGCCAACGACGCCGACGTGATCCTCGCCGACCTGCACATGCCCGGCAAGGACGGATACTCGTTCGCGAACGAGTATCGCGCCCGCAGCGCGCCGGGAGCGAGTGTGCCGATCATCGCGGTGAGCGCGTATGCGCCCGAACTGGTCGATCCGAGCGCGGCGGTTCTGTTCTTCGACTATTTGCTGAAGCCGGTGCGCTACGAAGTCCTGAAAGGCGCCGTGCACCGCGCGGTGACGGTGCGCCGGCGTGTTACCTGA
- a CDS encoding helix-turn-helix domain-containing protein, translated as MVTETSSSESLAVAERVRELMNRHGIGKRQQTAELCRILDLSFSQGHRKLRGNSPWTLAQIRRVADAFDEPALKLFDSINTRPDETEGTAHDAVLKLGSLEIPCMAWVGNSLDAGSRPDFIAQKLNNRWIVSRHEGVLLYEACDVHKIEIQPRRADTDKPVIAVVDDDHASADNLHDYLECTGFTAMAFYGLDAFAEALQAQVFDAVVIDWLFGVNTSAGAIRAVRESDNPDAPIFVLTGELTTGKASESEISQVIRDYNVTCFEKPARLGILVADLSKRLMRS; from the coding sequence ATGGTCACTGAAACATCTTCTTCAGAATCGCTCGCCGTCGCGGAACGCGTGCGCGAGCTTATGAACCGCCACGGCATCGGGAAACGGCAGCAGACCGCCGAGTTGTGCCGCATCCTCGATCTGAGCTTCTCGCAAGGCCACCGCAAGTTGCGCGGCAATAGTCCGTGGACGCTCGCGCAGATCCGCCGGGTCGCGGATGCGTTCGACGAGCCCGCGCTCAAGCTCTTCGATTCCATCAACACTCGCCCCGACGAAACCGAAGGCACCGCGCACGACGCCGTGCTCAAACTCGGTTCGCTGGAGATTCCCTGCATGGCGTGGGTGGGCAATTCGCTCGATGCGGGCAGCCGTCCGGATTTCATCGCGCAGAAGCTGAACAACCGCTGGATCGTGAGCAGGCATGAAGGCGTGCTTTTGTACGAAGCGTGCGACGTCCACAAGATCGAGATTCAGCCGCGCCGCGCGGACACCGACAAGCCGGTAATCGCCGTGGTCGACGACGATCACGCCTCCGCCGACAATCTCCACGACTATCTCGAATGCACCGGCTTCACGGCGATGGCCTTCTACGGTCTCGACGCGTTCGCCGAGGCGCTTCAGGCACAGGTGTTCGATGCCGTCGTGATCGACTGGCTCTTCGGCGTGAATACGTCGGCGGGCGCGATCCGCGCGGTGCGCGAGTCGGACAATCCGGACGCGCCCATCTTCGTGCTGACGGGCGAACTGACCACCGGCAAAGCGAGCGAATCCGAGATCAGCCAGGTCATTCGCGACTACAACGTAACCTGTTTCGAGAAGCCGGCGCGGCTCGGCATTCTCGTCGCGGATCTGTCCAAGCGGCTCATGCGCAGCTAG
- a CDS encoding DUF6622 family protein, which translates to MSFQDILLGTPTWVWVLLVVLVARGMQALKGGTTPLAKRGLMPAVFAGWGVLHLLTERAAGWDTAMMWIVGAALGACIGAALAKKSGMTVDRARRTVTLPGSAIPLVLILVTFAMKFWIGFELATATNIGPDSMYIVLNGLVSGTVAGIFAGRFLIYWLALRPSATPALSGCE; encoded by the coding sequence ATGTCTTTTCAGGATATTTTGCTGGGTACGCCAACCTGGGTTTGGGTTCTGCTCGTTGTGCTGGTTGCGCGCGGCATGCAGGCGCTCAAGGGCGGTACCACGCCGCTCGCAAAACGCGGCCTCATGCCGGCCGTGTTTGCCGGTTGGGGCGTGCTGCATTTGCTGACGGAACGGGCGGCTGGCTGGGACACGGCAATGATGTGGATCGTCGGTGCCGCGCTGGGCGCGTGCATCGGGGCTGCGCTCGCGAAGAAAAGCGGCATGACGGTGGATCGGGCGCGACGCACGGTCACGCTGCCGGGTTCCGCCATTCCGCTCGTGTTGATTCTCGTGACCTTCGCGATGAAGTTCTGGATCGGCTTCGAACTCGCGACGGCGACGAATATCGGCCCGGATTCGATGTACATCGTGCTGAACGGACTGGTGTCCGGCACGGTGGCAGGAATCTTCGCGGGACGTTTCCTGATTTACTGGCTGGCGCTGCGGCCGTCGGCGACACCGGCCTTGAGCGGCTGCGAGTGA
- a CDS encoding SDR family NAD(P)-dependent oxidoreductase — protein sequence MNRIDLADRTVIITGGARGIGLAVAERALESGADVSLWDVDGERLQRTTAELSAKHAERKITDAVVELTDEASVEAAARKTFAAHGRIDVLVNNAGITGGNGATWELAPDVWRRVIDVNLIGPYLTCRAVVPHMLKAGYGRIVNIASIAGKEGNPNASHYSASKAGLIGLTKSLGKELAGKNILVNAVTPAAAKTEIFDSMSQQHIDYMLSKIPMNRFLQPQEAASLILWLASEDCAFSTGAVFDLSGGRATY from the coding sequence ATGAACCGTATCGACCTGGCGGATCGCACAGTGATCATCACGGGCGGCGCGCGCGGCATCGGCCTTGCGGTGGCTGAACGCGCGCTGGAATCGGGCGCCGATGTTTCGCTGTGGGATGTCGACGGCGAGCGCCTGCAGCGCACCACCGCCGAACTCTCGGCGAAGCACGCCGAGCGCAAAATCACCGACGCCGTGGTCGAGCTGACCGACGAAGCCTCCGTCGAGGCCGCTGCCAGGAAAACTTTCGCCGCGCACGGGCGGATCGACGTGCTCGTCAACAACGCGGGCATCACCGGCGGTAACGGCGCCACGTGGGAACTCGCGCCGGACGTGTGGCGCCGCGTGATCGACGTCAATCTCATCGGGCCGTATCTGACGTGCCGCGCGGTCGTGCCGCACATGCTGAAGGCGGGCTATGGGCGCATCGTCAACATTGCGTCGATTGCGGGCAAGGAAGGCAATCCGAACGCGTCGCACTACAGCGCGTCGAAAGCCGGTCTGATCGGGCTGACAAAATCGCTCGGCAAGGAACTCGCGGGCAAGAACATTCTCGTGAACGCCGTCACTCCCGCTGCCGCCAAGACCGAAATCTTCGATTCGATGTCGCAGCAGCACATCGACTACATGCTCTCCAAGATCCCGATGAACCGCTTCCTGCAGCCGCAGGAGGCCGCGTCGCTGATTCTGTGGCTCGCGTCCGAAGACTGCGCATTCAGCACGGGCGCGGTGTTCGACCTCTCGGGCGGGCGCGCGACTTATTGA
- a CDS encoding MFS transporter yields the protein MNRSASAEGAVTSRVMRRLLPFLLLMYVLAFLDRANIGFAQKALQQDTGLTNAAFAFGAGVFFIGYALFEVPSNLLLHRVGAKLWMCRIMVTWGLVSAAMAFAHSATTFYVLRFLLGVAEAGFFPGIVYYLTRWFPQSSRARALGVFYFGAPLAFIFGAPLSGLLLDLHGALGFKGWQWLFLIEGLMASIVGVWAFWYLDDDPAKARWLTHEQRALLVARLTDDARAATSHGPRSVLAALVDPRVLVLCCVYFLIQAAVYGVVFYLPQQVSALLGTKVGLRVGLVTALPWIAAVIVTWIVPRYADRTGKHRVCAVALLVMSGVAIAVSGLANAPVVSLIALCCAASGFIAAQPLFWTFPTRYLTGAAAAAGIALINSLGGLGGFFAPMARTAAEAAFHSTSAGLMVLAGAAVLAALVIVALVRVPEGGDARPIADAAAKPAKAS from the coding sequence ATGAATCGATCCGCAAGCGCGGAAGGCGCCGTCACGTCCCGCGTGATGCGCCGCCTGTTGCCGTTTCTGCTGCTCATGTACGTGCTCGCGTTTCTCGATCGCGCGAACATCGGTTTCGCGCAGAAGGCGCTGCAGCAGGACACCGGCCTCACGAACGCCGCGTTCGCGTTCGGCGCGGGCGTGTTTTTTATCGGCTATGCGCTGTTCGAAGTGCCGAGCAACCTGCTGTTGCATCGCGTCGGCGCGAAGTTGTGGATGTGCCGCATCATGGTGACGTGGGGTCTCGTCTCGGCGGCGATGGCCTTCGCACATTCCGCAACCACGTTCTACGTGCTGCGCTTTCTGCTCGGCGTGGCGGAGGCGGGGTTCTTCCCGGGCATCGTCTATTACCTGACGCGCTGGTTTCCGCAATCGTCGCGGGCGCGCGCGCTCGGCGTGTTCTATTTCGGCGCACCGCTCGCGTTCATCTTCGGCGCGCCGCTGTCCGGCTTGTTGCTCGATCTGCACGGCGCGCTCGGCTTCAAGGGCTGGCAGTGGTTGTTTCTGATCGAAGGGCTGATGGCGTCGATCGTCGGCGTGTGGGCGTTCTGGTATCTCGACGACGATCCCGCGAAAGCCCGCTGGCTCACGCACGAACAACGCGCGCTGCTCGTCGCGCGCCTCACCGACGACGCGCGCGCCGCGACTTCGCACGGTCCGCGCAGCGTGCTGGCGGCGCTGGTCGATCCGCGCGTGCTGGTGCTGTGCTGCGTCTACTTCCTGATTCAGGCGGCGGTGTACGGCGTCGTTTTTTATCTGCCGCAACAGGTGTCGGCGCTGCTCGGCACGAAAGTGGGCTTGCGCGTCGGGCTCGTGACGGCGTTGCCGTGGATCGCGGCCGTCATCGTGACGTGGATCGTTCCGCGTTACGCCGATCGCACCGGCAAGCACCGCGTTTGCGCCGTCGCGCTCCTCGTGATGTCGGGTGTCGCGATCGCGGTGTCGGGCCTCGCGAACGCGCCGGTCGTTTCGCTGATCGCGCTGTGCTGTGCCGCGAGCGGTTTCATCGCCGCGCAACCGCTTTTCTGGACCTTTCCGACACGCTATCTGACGGGCGCGGCCGCCGCGGCCGGCATCGCGCTGATCAACTCGCTCGGCGGACTCGGCGGCTTTTTTGCGCCGATGGCCCGCACCGCCGCCGAAGCCGCCTTCCATTCGACGAGCGCCGGACTCATGGTGCTCGCGGGCGCTGCCGTGCTTGCGGCGCTGGTCATTGTCGCGCTCGTGCGCGTGCCCGAAGGCGGCGACGCTCGACCCATTGCAGACGCCGCGGCCAAGCCTGCGAAGGCGTCCTGA
- the rhmD gene encoding L-rhamnonate dehydratase, with product MSMPTIRQVRAFTVRGGGADYHDQGADHWIDDHISTPMSRYPEYRQSRQSFGLNVLGSLVVEIEASDGTVGFAVTTGGEIGAFIVEKHLARFVEGQRVTDIEKMWDQMFNATLYYGRKGIVLNAISGVDLALWDLLAKVRKEPVFQLLGGPVRDELQFYATGARPDLAKEMGFIGGKMPLQHGPAEGEEGLAKNIAKLADMRSKVGDDFWLMFDCWMSLDLNYAKRLANAARDYGLKWIEEALPPDDYWGYAELRRSVPGGMMVTTGEHEATRWGFRMLFEMGCADLVQPDVGWCGGITELIKISALADAHNVLVVPHGSSVYSYHFVVTRHNSPFAEFLMMAPKADQVVPMFTPLLLDEPVPVNGRMKVPETPGFGVRLNPECTLTRPYTH from the coding sequence ATGTCCATGCCCACGATTCGCCAGGTGCGTGCCTTTACCGTTCGCGGCGGCGGCGCCGATTATCACGACCAGGGCGCCGATCACTGGATCGACGACCATATCTCGACGCCGATGTCCCGCTATCCCGAATACCGCCAGAGCCGCCAGTCGTTCGGGCTGAACGTGCTCGGCTCGCTCGTCGTCGAGATCGAGGCGAGCGACGGCACCGTCGGCTTTGCCGTGACGACGGGCGGCGAGATCGGCGCGTTCATCGTCGAGAAGCATCTGGCGCGCTTCGTCGAGGGACAGCGCGTGACCGACATCGAAAAGATGTGGGATCAGATGTTCAACGCGACGCTTTACTACGGGCGCAAGGGCATCGTGCTGAACGCGATCTCGGGCGTCGATCTCGCGCTGTGGGACCTGCTCGCGAAGGTGCGCAAGGAGCCGGTGTTCCAGTTGCTCGGCGGCCCCGTGCGCGACGAACTCCAGTTCTACGCGACCGGCGCGCGGCCGGATCTCGCCAAGGAGATGGGCTTTATCGGCGGCAAGATGCCCTTGCAGCATGGCCCGGCCGAAGGCGAGGAAGGGCTCGCGAAGAATATCGCCAAGCTCGCGGATATGCGCTCGAAAGTCGGCGACGATTTCTGGCTGATGTTCGACTGCTGGATGAGTCTCGACCTCAACTACGCGAAGCGCCTCGCGAACGCGGCGCGCGATTACGGCCTCAAGTGGATCGAGGAAGCATTGCCGCCGGACGACTATTGGGGCTATGCCGAACTGCGCCGCTCGGTGCCCGGCGGCATGATGGTGACGACCGGCGAGCACGAAGCGACACGCTGGGGCTTTCGCATGCTGTTCGAGATGGGCTGCGCGGATCTCGTGCAGCCGGACGTCGGCTGGTGCGGCGGCATCACGGAGCTCATCAAGATTTCGGCGCTCGCGGACGCGCACAATGTGCTCGTCGTGCCGCACGGGTCGTCGGTGTATAGCTATCACTTCGTCGTGACGCGTCACAACTCGCCGTTCGCCGAGTTCCTGATGATGGCGCCCAAAGCCGATCAGGTCGTGCCGATGTTCACGCCGCTCTTGCTCGACGAACCCGTGCCCGTGAACGGCCGCATGAAGGTGCCGGAAACGCCGGGCTTCGGCGTGCGGCTGAACCCCGAGTGCACGCTCACGCGGCCTTACACGCACTGA
- a CDS encoding SDR family NAD(P)-dependent oxidoreductase has translation MLLENKVVVVTGGSRGIGRAIALASAREGADVAINYWGDNDKSYGKESAVESIVAEIEALGRRAIAVEGNVALHETGIELVRRTVQAFGRVDVLSSNAGICPFHAFLDMPPSVYETTVAVNLNGAFYVTQAVANQMKAQGTGGAIVATSSISALVGGGMQTHYTPTKAGVHSLMQSCAIALGPYGIRCNSVMPGTIATDLNADDLANPDKRAYMEKRIPLGRLGAPDDVAQCVVFLASERARYVTGASLLVDGGLFVNLQ, from the coding sequence ATGCTGCTGGAAAACAAGGTCGTCGTGGTCACGGGCGGCTCGCGCGGTATCGGCCGGGCGATCGCGCTTGCGAGCGCACGCGAAGGCGCGGACGTCGCCATCAACTACTGGGGCGACAACGACAAATCGTACGGCAAGGAATCGGCGGTCGAATCGATCGTCGCCGAGATCGAGGCGCTCGGGCGGCGCGCAATTGCTGTCGAAGGCAATGTGGCGCTGCACGAGACCGGCATCGAACTGGTGCGACGCACGGTGCAGGCGTTCGGCCGCGTGGACGTGCTGTCGAGCAACGCGGGCATTTGCCCGTTTCACGCGTTTCTCGACATGCCGCCTTCGGTCTATGAGACCACGGTCGCCGTCAATCTGAACGGCGCGTTCTACGTGACGCAGGCCGTCGCCAATCAGATGAAGGCGCAGGGCACGGGCGGCGCAATCGTGGCGACGAGTTCGATCAGCGCGCTCGTCGGCGGCGGCATGCAGACGCACTACACGCCGACGAAGGCGGGCGTCCATTCGCTGATGCAGTCCTGCGCGATCGCGCTCGGACCGTACGGCATCCGCTGCAATTCGGTGATGCCCGGCACCATCGCGACCGATCTCAACGCCGACGATCTCGCCAACCCCGACAAGCGCGCGTATATGGAAAAGCGCATCCCGCTCGGCCGTCTCGGCGCACCCGACGACGTCGCGCAATGCGTCGTGTTCCTCGCTTCCGAACGTGCGCGCTATGTGACGGGCGCATCGCTGCTGGTGGATGGCGGTCTCTTCGTCAATCTTCAGTAA